TAAGGGTCTAGGGGTACAAAGGAACCACGGAAGCCCGGTGAGGCCTAGGTCGATCCGGAAGAGAAGGTTCGATCTCCTGATCCGGGCGCCCAGCACGGTACTCGGCACCCACGCGGAGTCATAGCCGCGATAATGGCAGAAGTGTTGCGGGCCTGCGTAATTGCGAAAAGCAGATAAGTATTAACAACTCCTTGGGTGGGGTTGTAGCTTGAAGCGTCGCAAGATCGCCGAGGCCACCCACGCAGCCCCACAGATGCACGCTTGGTAACCGAGTTTCGTGCTAGCGGGCGGCGCACCGAATATTTCGGAACGCCGCCCGCTCTGCATGTCTGGACCGCTTTCGCGGGCGCCGCTCAGCTCTTGCCCGGCAACGACTCGGCGATCGACAGTGCCTCTTGCGCGCCGGCCTGCATCGCCCGGCAGCACAGCACCAACCAGGCCCCGACGCCGGCGGGCGTGCCTTCGGCGAAACCGCTTGCGGCAGCACGATAGTCCCCGGGTTTGCGCATCCAGCTCACCTCGGGGACCCCCAGCCCGTGCGGATCCAGCCCGCTGGCGACGGTCACCAATCGAGACACCGCGCGCGCCACGACGCCATCCGCGCTGCCAAACGGCCTGAGCGTCAGCAGTTCTCCGTGCGCGACCGCGGCGACCACCGGCCCCGGCACCTGTGTGCGACCGGCCACCAACTCACCGAGCAGCTCGAGACGCGGCCCGATCTCGGGGTCGGCCCGCGGCCGGCCGAGTTGGTCGTCATCGACCTGGTCGGCCGCCGCGAGCATGTGCAGCCGGGCCAGCGCCTGCAACGGAGCGCGGCGCCAAATGCCGACCAACGCGCCACCACCGCCCTCCAGCGCCTGGGCCACTCGCAGCGCTCCGCCGAACACCGGATCGCTGACGCCCGAGCTGTCCGCCAGGTCCTCGAACCGCACCGGGCCGCCATCGAGCACCGACGAAGCGCGCGCCGCCCGCAACGCAGCCTCGGCGGCCGTTACCGGCCAGCCCCGCAGATTTGCCCGATGACGGTGCGCGCGGCCCAGCGCGTCGCGGGCCCGGTCACTGGCCTCGGCGACGCCGGGAAGCTCCATCAGCGGGGCCAGCGGGTCTGCCGTCACAGGTTGCCAACCTATCGGGGCGGTGTGAACGCACCGGGAATGGCCTCCAGCAATTGGCGCGTGTACTCGTGGCGGGGCCTGGTGAACAGCTGCTCGGTGGTGGCCTGCTCCACGACCCGTCCGGCGCGCATCACCAGCACGTCGTCGGCGATCTGCCGGATGACCGCCAGGTCGTGGCTGATGAAAAGGTAGGCAAGACCCAATTCGGACTGCAGCGCGGCCAACAGGTCCAGAATCTGCGCCTGCACCAGCACGTCGAGCGCCGATACCGCCTCATCACACACCAGCACCTCGGGCCGCAGCGCCAACGCCCGTGCGATCGCGACCCGTTGCCGTTGACCGCCCGAGAGCTCGCGGGGCAACCTGCCGAGCACCGACGACGGCAAGGCCACCTGGTCGACGAGCTCGCGCACCGTTTTCTCGCGTTGCTTGCGGTCGCCGACCCGGTGGATGCGCAACGGTTCCTCGATCGCGCGGAACACCGAGTACATCGGATCCAGGCTGCTGTAGGGATTCTGGAACACCGGCTGCACGCGCCGCCGAAAGGCCATCATCGCGTCCCGCTGCAGCGCGTCGGAGATCTGAATACCATCGAAAACGACTGTGCCCGAGGTGGGTTGGAGCAGACCCAACGCCATCCGCGCCACCGTCGATTTCCCCGAACCCGACTCGCCGACAATGGCCAGAGTGCTGGCTCTGCGCAGCCGGAAGGACACCGCGTCGACGGCGCGGAACTGAGCCCGCCGCCATGGTGCGCCCTGCGATTCCCGGTAGACCTTGGTCAGGCCCGAGGCGACGAGGATGTCTTCGGCGGCCGGTGCCGGCCGTACCCCCGCCGGACTCCGGACCGTCAACGACGGAGCCGCGGCCACCAAACGCCGGGTGTACTCGTGTTGCGGGTCCCGCAGGATCGACTGTGCGGCACCGGATTCCACCACCATCCCACGGTTCACGACGACCACCCGCTCCGCCCGTTCGGCGGCCAGCGCCAGATCGTGAGTGATCAGCAGCAGCGCGGTGCCCAGTTCGTCGGTGAGGCGCTGCAAGTGGTCGAGCACCTGCCGTTGCACCGTGACGTCCAGAGCCGACGTCGGCTCATCGGCGATCAGCAGCTGCGGATGGCCCGCCAGCCCGATGGCGATCAGCGCACGTTGACACATGCCGCCGGACAACTGGTGCGGATACTTGCCTGCTTGCTTTTCCGGATCCGGCATACCGGCCTGAGCGAGCAGCTCTACCGCCCGCCGACGCGCCTGACGACCATCGGTGTTGGCCCGCAATGCTTCTGAGATCTGAAAGCCGACCTTCCAAACAGGGTTGAGGTTGGTCATCGGGTCTTGGGGTACGTAGCCGATGCGACGGCCCCGGATCGAGCGGAGCAGCCGGGTGTCAGTCTCGCGATCGGCCGAGGCGATGTCGAGACCGTCAAAAGTGATGCGGCCCGCCGTAATTCGTCCCCCGGGTGCGAGCAGACCAAGGACCGCGGCGGCCGTGGTGGATTTTCCCGATCCCGATTCACCGACCACGGCGACGGTCTGCCCCCGCATAACGCTGAGATCTACCCCACACACTGCGGGGGCGTGGTCGCCGAATCTGACTTCCAGGCCCTCGACCGACAGCAGCGGCGATTCCGCGAGGCTCATGGGCACCGCTCTCTCCCGCAACCGGGAGGTGCCCCCACTGCATCGTCGCCGGTGCGGTTCATGCCCGCTGCGCCCGTGACGCCGGATCCAGAGCGTCACGCAAAGCGTCACCCATCATCATGAACGCCAGCACCGTAATCGCCAGTGCGCCGGCGGGATAGAACAAGATCGGTGAGCCGGCGCGTAGCCGTGTCTGTGCGAGGTTGATGTCACCGCCCCACGACACCACGGAAGTGGGCAGCCCGACGCCGAGGTAGGACAACGTGGCCTCGGTGACGATGAAGGCGCCGAGCGCAATGGTGGACATCGCGATGACCGGACCAACGGCGTTGGGCAAGGCGTGTCGCAGCAGCGTCTGAAACCTGCTCAACCCCAGCGCTTTAGCCGCGAGTACGTAGTCGCTGGCCCGGACCTCCAGCACCGCGCCACGAGCGATCCTGGCCACCTGCGGCCAGCCGAACAGCGCCAGGATGGCGATCACCGTCCACACCGTGCGGTGGTGCAGGACCTGCATGAGCACGATCGCGGCCAGCAGCAACGGCAGGCCGAAGAACACGTCGGTGATCCGCGAGACCACCGCGTCGGCCCAGCCCCCGTAGAAGCCGGCCAGCGCGCCGACCGCCCCGCCGACGACGAATACCAGCAGCGTGGCACCCAGCCCGACCGTCACCGAGGCCCGCGCCCCATAGACGGTGCGCGTGTAGATGTCGTGGCCCTGCAGGTCGGTGCCGAACCAGTGCGCCGTCGAGGGGCCGACCAGACTTTGGCTGGGGTCGGCGTAGCTCGGATCGGCGTGGGTGAACAGCGCCGGAAACAGCGCGACGAGAAGGATCAGCAGGATCAGCAGCGCGGCGACGACGAACTTCGGCCGGCGGTGCAGCCGGCGCCAGGCCTCGCCCCAGAAGCCGGAGTGCTCAGCCATAGCGGATCCTCGGGTCCAGAGCCGCGTAGAGCAGGTCGACCAGCAGGTTGGTGATCAGATAGATCAGCACCAGCACGGTCACTATCGACACCACGGTCGGCGCCTCCTGCCGGGTGACGGCCTGATAGAGCACGCCACCGACGCCGTGGATGTTGAAGATGCCTTCGGTCACGATGGCTCCGCCCATCAGCGCACCGAGATCGGCACCCAGGAACGTCACCACCGGGATCAGTGAGTTGCGCAGGATGTGCACGGTCACTACCCGGGGCCGCGACAACCCTTTCGCGGTGGCGGTGCGGACATAGTCGGCATGCGCATTAGCCGCGACCGCCGATCGGGTCAACCGCACCACGTAGGCGAATGACACTGAGCCCAAAACTATTCCGGGCAACAGCAGGCGTGCGAACGTCGCCCGTTCGCCTACCGTGACCGGCGCGATGCCCAGCCGGACCCCGAACACGAATTGGGCCAGAAAGCCCAGCACGAAGATCGGGATCGCGATGATGATCAGGCCGGTGATCAGCACGGTGGAATCGAATAGCCCGCCGGTGCGCAGGCCCGAGATCACACCGAACCCGACTCCCAGCACAGCTTCCACGACCAGCGCGATCAGCGCCAGCCGGATTGTGACCGGAAATGCATGTGCCAGAACCGAACTGACCGGCAACCCGGAATAGGCACGACCGAGGTCGCCGTGCAGAACGCCGCCGATGTAGCGCAGATATTGCAGGAGGAAGGGATCATCGAGGTGATAGCGCGCACGCAGCTGTGCGGCCACGGCCGGAGTCAGCGGTCGGTCTCCGGCGATCGCGGCGAGCGGGTCGCCGGGCAGCAGGAAGACCATGCCGTAAATCAGCAATGTGGCGCCCAGGAAGACGGGCACCATGACGGCGATTCTGCGCGCGATGTACCACCCCATGTCT
The DNA window shown above is from Mycobacterium sp. Aquia_216 and carries:
- a CDS encoding oxidoreductase; the protein is MTADPLAPLMELPGVAEASDRARDALGRAHRHRANLRGWPVTAAEAALRAARASSVLDGGPVRFEDLADSSGVSDPVFGGALRVAQALEGGGGALVGIWRRAPLQALARLHMLAAADQVDDDQLGRPRADPEIGPRLELLGELVAGRTQVPGPVVAAVAHGELLTLRPFGSADGVVARAVSRLVTVASGLDPHGLGVPEVSWMRKPGDYRAAASGFAEGTPAGVGAWLVLCCRAMQAGAQEALSIAESLPGKS
- a CDS encoding dipeptide ABC transporter ATP-binding protein, with protein sequence MSLAESPLLSVEGLEVRFGDHAPAVCGVDLSVMRGQTVAVVGESGSGKSTTAAAVLGLLAPGGRITAGRITFDGLDIASADRETDTRLLRSIRGRRIGYVPQDPMTNLNPVWKVGFQISEALRANTDGRQARRRAVELLAQAGMPDPEKQAGKYPHQLSGGMCQRALIAIGLAGHPQLLIADEPTSALDVTVQRQVLDHLQRLTDELGTALLLITHDLALAAERAERVVVVNRGMVVESGAAQSILRDPQHEYTRRLVAAAPSLTVRSPAGVRPAPAAEDILVASGLTKVYRESQGAPWRRAQFRAVDAVSFRLRRASTLAIVGESGSGKSTVARMALGLLQPTSGTVVFDGIQISDALQRDAMMAFRRRVQPVFQNPYSSLDPMYSVFRAIEEPLRIHRVGDRKQREKTVRELVDQVALPSSVLGRLPRELSGGQRQRVAIARALALRPEVLVCDEAVSALDVLVQAQILDLLAALQSELGLAYLFISHDLAVIRQIADDVLVMRAGRVVEQATTEQLFTRPRHEYTRQLLEAIPGAFTPPR
- a CDS encoding ABC transporter permease; this translates as MAEHSGFWGEAWRRLHRRPKFVVAALLILLILLVALFPALFTHADPSYADPSQSLVGPSTAHWFGTDLQGHDIYTRTVYGARASVTVGLGATLLVFVVGGAVGALAGFYGGWADAVVSRITDVFFGLPLLLAAIVLMQVLHHRTVWTVIAILALFGWPQVARIARGAVLEVRASDYVLAAKALGLSRFQTLLRHALPNAVGPVIAMSTIALGAFIVTEATLSYLGVGLPTSVVSWGGDINLAQTRLRAGSPILFYPAGALAITVLAFMMMGDALRDALDPASRAQRA
- a CDS encoding ABC transporter permease; the encoded protein is MGWYIARRIAVMVPVFLGATLLIYGMVFLLPGDPLAAIAGDRPLTPAVAAQLRARYHLDDPFLLQYLRYIGGVLHGDLGRAYSGLPVSSVLAHAFPVTIRLALIALVVEAVLGVGFGVISGLRTGGLFDSTVLITGLIIIAIPIFVLGFLAQFVFGVRLGIAPVTVGERATFARLLLPGIVLGSVSFAYVVRLTRSAVAANAHADYVRTATAKGLSRPRVVTVHILRNSLIPVVTFLGADLGALMGGAIVTEGIFNIHGVGGVLYQAVTRQEAPTVVSIVTVLVLIYLITNLLVDLLYAALDPRIRYG